In the genome of Bacillus thuringiensis, the window TCTGGAATTGGCATACCGATAATACCTAACCATAAACAGAAAAATAATGCCCAATAACCGTATTGCTCGATATAGGATAATAATTCATGTAATTCCATTATGCATACGCTCTCCTTAGTTCTTTTTTACAACTAAAGACGTATGCTGGCGGGAAATTGAGCCATACTTTTTCTAGTGTAATTTTAGGGAAGAAATGCTGTATAAATCCTTTTTTCACAAGTGAATATTGAAATGTAATGAACTCACCATTCTCATGTATCGCTTCCATCGCATTGTTTAAAATGCGCTTTGAAACTTTTTCTGGTAAAGAAGTAAAAGGCAACCCTGATAAAATGTAATCAATGCATTCTATATTGAGCTCCTCCATATACTTCTTTATATTTTCAGCTGAACCGTGTACAACAATGACATTCTGCTCATCTTTAAACTTTCTTTTTAATTCTTTGAAAAATACTTCATTAATTTCAATAAGAAGAAATATTGTTTCCTTCTTTTTTCTCTTCATAATTTCTCTCGTGAAAACCCCTGTGCCAGGCCCTAACTCTACAATACATTTCGCTTTATTAAAATCAATTACATCGACCATTTTCTTTGCTAATATTTTTGAACTTGGCGCGATTGCACCAGTATGTTTTGGATGCTTTATAAATTCATGTAAAAATGTAATGAGCTGCATGTAAACCTCTCCTCATTCGTTCGATAGTTTTTAACTTGTGTCTAAGTATAACTATCGTTTCTTAATAAAAATTGAGGAAGTTTCTTAAGATTTTATGAAGAATAAAAAAAACAGCTATCGCGTGTAGCGATAGCTGCCCCTTATTACTTCGCACTCACGATCTTATAATAAGAACGAACCGTTAAGAAGTAATATCCAATATAGATGACACCGTATACTCCAATACTAATGAGAAGCGGAATCATAATTTCAAATGGTAATATATTTGATAAACCTTTTAGTGCAAATAAGCTGTGTAAAATACCGATTACTAACGGAATAGCGAAGATAAAGCTTACTTGTTTTGCGATAGCTTTCTTCATTTCTTGCTTCGTTACACCAACTTTATGAAGGACAATGTAACGATCACGGTCAGCACTTGCTTCTGTTAATTGTTTAAAGTAAATGATTGAGCCTGTCGCTAATAGGAATACTAATCCTAAGAATAACCCAATAAACATCATTAAGCCTGTCGTTTCAAGCCCCATTTGGAATCCTGTATAGAAATCGTTAAATGGTTTTAAAACTTCTGATTCTCCAGCTGGCATAATGCTTGCTAATTTTGCTGTTAACTCTTTACTATTTCGCTCACCTTTTACATCAATATTTTTTACAGTACGCGTTTCGTTTACTTGTTTCATTTGCTCATATGTTTTATCAGGAACGATTACAAATAGTTCATTTAAATTTGTAAGGCTTCTATTATTTACACCTTTAATTTTTAATTCTTTTGACTCATTTCCAACAGGGAATACAGCTGTATTTCCTGTATAAAGAGGACCAAAATCAAGTTTCTCAATATATAAGCTATCATATACGAAAGCTTCATTCGCACTTAAATTTACAGGTTCTACATCTAAATGTTTCACATGTTTATTAAAGCTTGATTGTGAAATAAGCTGGTACTGATTCGTAACATTATAGTGTGTGTTCAGAACTTGATCAGCTCTTTCACCTTTAAATGTTCCTTTCACAGGAATCATTTCAACTTCTGATTCATATGTGACTGGGTGATTATTCTTCTCTCCAGCAAGTATCTCATTTACTTTTTTATCTAATGCTGCATCTTTTTTCTCATAGGAATAACTATACGGCGCAGCAACTTTTGATTGCGTAAATGTGTTGTAATACATCGTAACTGACGTACCAACCGCTGTTAATGTAACTGCACTTAAAATAGCGATTGTCGCCAATGATTTCGCATTTCCTTTAATACGATATAGTAACTGCGATGTCGTTACCATATTCATACCATTATAAAATGCTGACTTATTATTTCTTGCACGTTTCAATACAAATACTGTGAAGAACATGAACAGTAAATAAGTCCCTGCTACTGTCGCTAATAAAATATATAATGCAACGACCATAAAGTCTGCATACATAACTGCTTTCATGTACATTAGCGCTAAAAAATAACCTGAACCGATTAAGAAAACTGAAATTAATGCCATGATGACAGATCCTTTTGGCATTGCTTCTCCTTCACGTTCTGCACGGAAAAGTTCAATTAACTTAAAGCGATAAATTAAACGATATCCTTGAAGTGATGTATATAAAATAATCACAAAGAAAATAATTGCTGTATCAATAATGGCAGCCATCGGTACTTCAAAATGAACGTTTAAATTTAATCCCATCATATTTACTAATAACTCAAGGAATAATTTCGAAAGGACACTACCGATCGCAATCCCGATTACTAATGACATTAATCCCATTAACATATTTTCATAAAAGAGCATTTTACCAATTTGTCTTTTACGAATACCTAATAACGAATATAAGCCAACTTCTTTTTTACGTTTACGTGTAAAGAATCCGTTCGAGTATATAATGAACACTGCTACGAAAATGATAAGCATCACACTGGAAACTTGGAACGCTCCGCTAATCTTTTTAGAAGCTTCTGCCGCTTTTTCCATTTGTGAATTATATTGCAGTGCTTTAAATGTAAAATAAATAACGATACTAAAAATCATAGATGCGAAATATACAAAGTAGTCTTTAAAGTTCCGCTGTATGTTGCGGAGGGCAATGCTAGATAAGGTCATCAGCCATACCTCCAGAAATAGAAGACATTACGTCAACGACTTTTTGGAAGAACTGTTTACGCGTTGATTCACCACGGTGCAATTCTTTATATAGTTCACCATCTTTAATGAAAATAACTCGTTTACAATAACTTGCTGCAAATGCATCATGCGTTACCATTAAAATTGTTGAGTTATCATATTCATTTAATGACTTCATACTTTCAAGTAAATCTGTTGCAGATTTAGAATCAAGCGCTCCAGTTGGCTCGTCCCCGAAAATCATACTTGGATTCGTAACGATTGCACGCGATGCTGCGCAGCGCTGCTTCTGTCCACCAGATACTTGATATGGGAACTGACTTAAAATATGATCAATGCCAAATTTCTTTGAGATTTCAAGAACGCGGCGATCAATCTCACTCGCTTTCACCTTTGATAACGCAAGTGGTAAAGCGATATTCTCTTTCACTGTTAACGTATCTAATAAGTTATAATCTTGGAAAATGAAACCTAAATGATCGCGGCGGAATAACGCTAACTTATCGTCATTCATTTTCACGATATCTTTGCCATCAATTAAAATTTCACCGTTCGTCGCATTATCAATTGTAGAAAGAACATTTAGTAAAGTCGTCTTACCAGAACCAGAAGGTCCCATAATTCCAACGAACTCACCTTCTTTTACTTGTAAGTTAATACCTTTTAACGCTGCAAATTTGTTACCACCCGTGTCATATACTTTTTCAATATTTTTTGCTTCTAACACTGTTTTCATCTCGACATCCCTCATTTCTTCTATTCTCTATTTTCAACTATATACACTCTCTACTCTTGCCACTATCGATGTTTCTTACACAAACATGACAGTTATGTAAGGCACATAAGTAAAGAAATCAAAAAGTTAACGTAATGAATTAAAGTACTTTGTTACTATAACATTGGGATATCATACCATCCATTCATTCTCCTTACAGGAACATTACAATTTTGTAAGGTGAAAAATGTACCCTACAAAGTTGTGCACGAAATGTCGGATGGAGCTATTTCATTCCTGCTATTCTATGTACAGAGGAGGTCATAATATGGATTCACTTAAAAATATGAATGCTGCAATGCAGTATATCGAAGACAACCTTACACATGAAATTGATTTTAAGGAAGTCGCAAAAATAGCTTACTGCTCCGAATATCATTTCAAGAGAATGTTTTCTTTTTTAGCTGGCATATCACTATCAGAATATATTCGCTGTAGACGTCTTACTCTCGCTGCCTTTGAACTAAAAAACAACAATGTAAAAGTCATTGATATCGCTATAAAATATGGCTACAACTCACCAGATTCATTCGCTCGTGCATTTCAAAACTTGCACGGTATAACACCTTCAGAGGCCCGAAATAGTAGCCATTCTTTGAAGGCTTATTCACCAATGACCTTCCAATTATCTATTCAAGGAGGAAATGAAATGAACTATCGAATTGAAGAAAAAGAGCCATTTCGAATTATAGGTATTACAAAACGAGTCCCAATCGTTTTTAACGGTGTAAATGAAGAAATTGCTTCTATGTGGAAAAGTTTAAACCCAGAGTCTATTCAAACATTAAAGTCCCTTTCAAACATTGAACCTACTGGAATTATTAGTGCTTCTACTAATTTTTCTGAAGGAAGAATGGCGGAAAAGGGAGAACTTGATCACTATATTGGAGTAGCCACAACAAAGGATTGTCCAGAGCAATTCGCGCAGCTTGAAGTTGCAGCTTCAACATGGGCTATATTCGAAGCTGTCGGTCCATTTCCTGATGCATTACAAAATGTATGGGGGCGTATTTATTCTGAATGGTTTCCTTCTTCGAACTATGAACTAGCGGAAGGACCGGAAATATTGTGGAATGAACAGAAAGACATATCTTCTCCAAACTTTAAAAGTGAAATTTGGATACCGGTTTTGAAGAAGTGATAAAAAAACAAAGCTGCTCTTCCCTAAAAGGAAAAGCAGCTTTATTTACATTTTCAACTCTTCTTTATAAATACTATATGACTTTATTGTTGATACGATAATGCATATTAATATGATTCCAATCCCCATAAAAATATTAAATGGATCTGGAAGCAAAGCCCCAGCATATATACAAAGTGAACCTATTACAAATACCCTCGAAGCAAATCGGTGTGTTTTTCTCCAAACTACAGGATTTTCTAATGTCCAGTCCATTCGAATGCCTACTAACCCGTTCGGCTTCGTTTGTTGCATGTAATTACCTAGTACAAGAAACAATGTTCCAAGTCCAAAATTAAATGCAATTGAGCCCGATGCAATATAATTAGACGCTGCTAATAGTGCAAATATGTTACATCCAAACCCGATAAAGAGAATGGCATAATTAATCGCTGAAAGAACTTTGGATTGCTGTGTAGACTTATCTTTTATGAATCCAAAAACTATCCACATCATATAGAGCACTACCATACTACCTATCGAGAATGAACTTGCTTCTACTTTAGAAAAATATCCATTTACTACTCCTGCCGCATTATAATGACTTGGAATTTGTTCTGGTAAATATGGCCATACAATATACCATCCAATTGCAATGCCAATAATTAAACTCCATGGTAATATGTGTCTTTTCATCCTCTCTCCCCCATAATTTTTTATTAGGCCCCTATTTCTTTTTTATAAGCAATATAAGAATATACCATCGTACCAACAACCAGTACGACTACAACACTTAACAAACTAATCATTTTCCACATTCCCGGAAGGAACGAGGAAAATATGATTACAATACCGCCAATCATCATAATCTTTGATCCTATCCTATGCGTTTTTCTCCACACTTCTTCACTACTTAAAGTCCATGGTGTTTTAATACCTATAAAGAAATTTGGTTTACATTGCTGCATATAATTGCCGAGCACTACAAAAAGGATACCGACCATTATGTTCACAACAATTCCAATTGGAATGTTATATCCTAAAGCATTTGCTAGTGTCATCATATTAATAGTAAATAAGAAAAATAAAATTGCTCCATTAATCCTTCCAAGTGCTTTAGGAAATTTTTTATAGTTCTCGTACCTTGGATCTATCTTAGGCAATACAGTCACTAGTGCATATATAAAAATCATAATTGCTACATCAAAAATCAACATTCCCATTTTTGACATATGCCCATTTACTTCACCATCAATGTTCCAATGACTCGGAACCTCTCCCGGTAAATAAGGCCATGCAGCGCACCATGCAATAATCGTTAAAGCAATTAATAGTAACGGAAATATATGCTTTTTCATTTCCCCTCTTCCCCCTTATTCGTAAATGTAAACACCCAAGTCAACAAATCTTGAAAGACCGTTGTGTTTAAAGAGTACACAACGAATTGCCCTTTCTTTTCATCTTGAATAAGTTCAGCATTTTTAAGTGCGCTTAAGTGGTGTGAAATACTTGGTTTTGTCATATTGAAATGTTCAGCAATTTCACCAGCGGTTAGATTGCCTTCTTTTAATAAGTCTAAAATTTTTCGCCTTGTTGGATCTGCTAATGCTTTGAATGCTTGATTCAATGTCTTTCTTCCTTTCGATAATTAGACATTTAGATATTTATCTAAATGTTAAAATGATTTCAGTTAATTGTCAATTATATATACAGCCCTTTTTATTTTTTCCACTTCTGACCTACGTCAATTACTATATGGAGTAAAATCTAAAGATTACGGAGAGTAAAAAAAGAAAACAGCTCTTCAAATATACAGGAAGAGCTGTTTTTATTTAAACTTTATTATTTTATTAACAAAAGAAGAAATCCAAAAGATAATCAAGCTTATAATAAAGGACATACCTACTATCGTTCCGAATTCATTTAACCAATAACTAATCATGCTTTCACACACCTAGTATGGATTCTATTACATATAAGTAAGAAATCATTCGTTCTTTGTAGAGTCCTTTTGGACAGTTTTATTCGCCATATCCACTGGAATTTTCATTGTCCAAGTTCCTTCTGTTCCTCCAACTCTGTTAATATTAATATTTATAGATAAAAGCTCTGGGAATTTGTTACCTTCTAACGGTTCAAAAACTATTACTCCCTCTGGTTTATCATGATCAGCTAACACCGTGTCAAAACTTTCCCCCGCTTGATTCGTTAAATAAAATGTACTATTCTCTATTGCATCCGGATTACCAATACGATCTTTTTGAAAATTATCCATATGAGTGTTACTAAGAAAATGTAAGTATTGGACAGCATTAAATTTCTTATTTTTATAATACGGGCTCTCCACTTGTTTCCCGTCTTCTTTACCATCTTTTGTAATATCGAGCCCAGTTGTATTAAATTTATAAGGAACAAGCGATCCATCTTGCTGTTCAAATCGATAATAAACAAGTATTTTAGCATCTTGAATTAATATTTCTTTTACATGAAGAGTAATACCGTTATCTACTACTTTTTCGTTTAACTGTATGGACTTCCCATTCGCAGCATCCTTTTTCACTTCTTCACCAATCATTTCATTTAACTTTACCTCTGGCTTTGCAAAATAAGAATTGTTTAATGCCATTGTACTCGTCGGTATAATGACAGCCGCTATTAAACCTGCTATTAATAATTTCTTTTTCGTTTTCTTTTTGTTTTCTTTTTTATACATTTGACTAAAGGATTGATAAGCTCGCTCTTTAACCTCTTTTGGGATCTCTTGTTTCATTGCTTTTTTACATTCATTTGAAAACGACATTTGAATTAGATTCCTCCTCATCTATTTCTATACTAGATTGATTCCGAATTTTTTCTAACGCTCTGTGAATTCTAGATCTTACTGTACCTATAGGAATTTGTAATAGTTCTGCAATTTCTTCATATGTGTAATCGTGATAAAAGCGATAAACGATCACTACTCTAAACTTAAATGGTAGTTCTTGTATCACTGTTAATAACTGCTCTTCTGTTTCTTTTCTTAATAATACTTTTTCTGGAACTTCTACAACAGGATCATCACTTAGTTGTTGTTTTTCAAATAAGCGCATCCTCTTCCATATGTGTTTTCTCCACTGACTAATCTGCTTGTAAACAATTCCATTCAACCAAAATAGAAACGGTCTAGATTGATCATATGTTGAAATAGATTTCCAAAGTTGGAAGTAGATTTCATTTACGATTTCGTTTGTATCATGTCGATTTTTAACTATAGCAAAGACTGTTTCATAGATTCGCTGACTCGTTAAATCAAATATAAATTCAAAAGCCTCCTCGTCACCTTTTAGTAAACGCTCTATCCAAATATGTATATCTTCATTACTTACCAAGTAGTGCCCCCTCCTTAACGATGTTCTCACTATATATTGGACAGTAAGCAAAATAAAGTTCCAAATTTCATAAAAAAATATAATACTTTTTACTTTTCACACTTTTGACCTATACTGTTTACTAGCTTATCTTTCAACATAATGAAAAGACTTGAAACACATGATACACTATAGCTACAATTGTTTTTTTAGGAGGAATATACATATGTATAAAATTTTAATCGTTGAAGACGATCCAAATATTTCATCATTACTGCAATCTCACATTCAGAAGTACGGTTATGAGGCTGTGGTAGCGGAGAATTTCGATGATATTATGGAATCGTTTAACGCTGTGAAACCACATCTTGTTTTACTTGATGTAAACTTACCGAAATTCGATGGTTTCTACTGGTGCCGTCAAATTCGTCATGAATCTACTTGTCCAATTATTTTCATTTCAGCGCGTGCTGGTGAGATGGAACAAATTATGGCAATTGAAAGCGGTGCGGATGATTACATTACAAAACCATTCCACTACGACGTTGTAATGGCGAAAATTAAAGGACAATTACGTCGTATTTACGGTGATTATGCACCAAATATTTCTGAACGTATCGTTGAAGTAGAAGGTTTAAAACTATTCCCAGAACGTCCTGAAATTCACTTCGGATCTGAACAAGTTCTTTTAACGAAGAAAGAGGCTATTTTAGCTGAAATGTTATTATCTAAATTCCCTCGTACAGCAAGCCGTGAAGATTTATTAGCTGCGCTTTGGGATGACGAAAGCTTCGTTGAAGAAAATACATTAAACGTAAACATTACGCGTCTTCGTAAAAAGTTTAATGAGCTTGGTATTGAGAACTCTATTGAAACAGTACGTGGACTTGGATATCGTTTTAACGCAACTTGGAGTGAATAAGCATGAAGCTATTTTTACGTGATCATTTTGCATTTTTCCTACTGTACATATTAAACTTCGGTATCATTTTCGTTCTTTATGATGCAGTAGATGGATTTCAAAATAATAAATTTTACTTCGTCGTTTTAAGTTTATATTTATTCATTTGTTTCCTCGCTTACCGTTACGTTCGCAATCGTAGAATGTACCATAGATTAAGTGAGCAACCTGAAAAAATGGAAGATGCGTTTATTGAAAGAGCGACTGCTCCGATGCCTCACGGTGTCAATGAACTCGTGCGTACGCAGTACCGCCTCTTCCAAAAAGAACTACAATCGTATGAAGTAAAACAACAAGAACATCAATTATTCATTAATCATTGGGTACATCAAATGAAGACACCTGTTTCTGTTATGCAGCTTATGGTGCTAGAAATGGAAGACGAGCATTTAATTCCAAAGTTTAAAAAAGAATTAGAGCGTCTAAACCAAGGGCTTGATATGGCTTTATACATGGCTAGGTTAAATAACTTCCATGAAGATTTCCATGTCGAGACGATTTCATTAAAAGATACGGTAACAAAAAATATTAACGGATTAAAAGAACTATTCATTCGTAATGGTGTCTTCCCTGTTTTAGAAGTCCATTCTGATTTAAAAGTTACTTCTGATGCGAAATGGCTAAAATTTATCATCTATCAGTTAATGACAAATGCTGTTCGTTACTCTGGTGAGCGCGGAAAGAAAGTTTTCTTATCTGCTTACCGAAACGGAAAAGATATTATTTTAGAAGTTCGTGATGAAGGTGTTGGTATTCCGCAAGAAGATATTCGAAGAGTATTTGAACCGTTTTACACTGGGAAAAACGGTCGCGCATTTGGAGAATCTACTGGTATGGGACTTTATATTGTAAGTAAGATTTGTGATTATTTAGGTCACTCGGTCAAATTAGATTCGGAAGTTGGTAAAGGAACGACGATTAAAATCATCTTCCACAACGCTGCAAATAATCAGGCAGAACATACGGAGAAGGTGACCGAAGCATGATCGTAACATATGCAAGCAAAATGTATGAGAACTCACTCTCATACATTTTTTGCAATTCAACTACTTCTATATCTTCTAGCCGGAGGTATAATCTATGACATTTTGGCAATTTGCATTTAAAAACGTCACGCGCAACTCAAGAGCTTATTTTGCTTACTTTGTAAGTAGCTCCTTTTCCATTGCTGTGTTCTTTTCGTTTGCTGTTTACTTATTCCATCCGAAATTACAAAACTTTGACATGACTTCTGAAATTTCAGGATTAATGGTATTTTCAGAAGTAGTAATTGTATTTTTCTCTTTCTTCTTTTTACTATATTCCATTGGTACTTTTTTAAAAGTTAGAAAAAAACAATTTGGGGTTTTGACCATTTTAGGAATATCGAGAAAACAATTACACCGTCTCGTCTTCATGGAAAATATGTTAATCGGGATTTCATCTATCTTTTTCGGTATGCAGTTTGGAGTTGTTTTTTCGCAATTTTTCTTATTAGTAACAGCCAAACTTACGCATGTTCCAGGAATATATTTATACGGTCCTACTAACGCGTTTATTTTAACAACCATTGTTTTCCTTAGTCTTTTTATCATTGTATCTGCATTCACACCAATGCTTATTCGTACAAAAAAAGCGGTACACCTTTTAAAAACAAATGGTGGAAAACAAAAGGAAAGAAAACCATCCATACTTGTTTCATTATTTGGTGCGATCTGTTTATTTGGTGGTTATGCATTAGCTGGAAATCCTAAATATTTCGTATCAGTAAGCCCGCAAATCGGTGTTATATATATGGTCTCAAGTATTTTCGTTATCCCAACGCTTGTTACAATCGGAACATATTTCTTCTTTTCACAAATTAGCTTCTTACTTATTTATATTTTAAAGAAGAGAAGGAAGTTTTATATGAAACGGATTAATATGCTTTGGGTTTCGGATTTAGCAAGCCGTATTCGAACGAATATTAATATGCTTTTTATTGTAGCGATGCTATCTACTATCGCTTTCACAATGATTACGTTTCTATATGGATTCGGGAAATTTATTAAGCTAGAAGTTAATAGAACTTCTCCTTTCCCAATTTCTTATTTTTCTTATGATGCGAACCCTTTTGTTACAGAGCATTTAAATTGGCTTGAGCAACAATTACAAAAAGAGCATTTCTCTTATCAAAAAATAAAAGCTGATATATATGAAACACCACTAAAAGAAGATAAAGATGTAGCCATTTTTAATGATGTATACGCAATTAAGCAAAGTGACTATAACAAACTTGCGAATTCTTTACGAATGAAACAACTATTTATGGATGATAACGAAGCATATGTGCTAACAGGGACATCTTATATCACCATATTCAACGAATTTGAGCAAAGCTACAAAAGAGATTACATTACACTCTCTAGTACAAATACGAAATTACGAGTGAAAGGCTATGAGCATGTGAATGCAATTCCAGCTGGCTTTTCATATCAAACGATAGTTTTGCCTGATGTTATCGTAAATAACTTACCTAGCACCGTAAAGCATATATCAGCATACAATTACAAAATTCAGAACTGGGAACAGACATATAAAATTGCTGATAATTTTATGGAAAAAGTACAAAAAGATCGAGATACATCCCAGTATGAAGGACCTCTTATTCGCCCCTTTGAATCAGCAGGTTCGTTATACAAAATAACATCTGGCAGTGCTGCATTCTTCCTAATCGGGACATTTTTAGGAGTTATCTTCTTCATTGGAGCTGGTAGCGTTCTTTACTTTAGAATGTATACGGATTTGACGAACGAACAAGAGAAATATATAACGATTTCTAAAATCGGTGTAACAGATACAGAGATGAAACGATCTGCAACCATTCAACTTAGTATTTTATTTTTCATTCCGTACATTATGGCATCCATTCATACAATGTTCGCAACAAAAATGCTACAAGATGTAATTGGTTTATCTCTGTTCAAAGAGGTTTCAGCCGTTCTTATTATTTTTGGATTCGTTGAAATCGTATTTTTCGTATTCATTCGTTCACTTTATATGCAAAAATTATCACAATACACGAGTGGACAAAATATTTAAAATAAACTTGATGAAAAGAGTATTTCCTATGCTCTTCTCATCTTCACCCTATCAGGAGGTTCAGGTGAATGACATTTTGGCAGTTTGCATTTAAAAACGTGACGCGGAACGCCAGAGCTTATTTCGCCTATTTTGTAAGCAGTGCGTTCTCCATCGCAATCTTTTTCTCATTTGCAGTTTATTTATTTCATCCTAAATTGCATATGACAGACGTGAATTATTCTCTGAACATATTAATGACAATTTCAGAAGTTGTCATTGTGTTCTTTTCATTTTTCTTTTTACTGTATTCAATCGGGACGTTTTTAAAAGTACGAAAAAAACAGTTCGGGATTTTAACAGTACTTGGCATATCTCAAAAACAATTAAAGCGACTCATATTTATAGAAAATATGTTAATTGGTGCTCTTTCTATATTTTTTGGCATTCAACTTGGAGTTGTCTTTTCACAGTTCTTTTTATTAGTTACCGCCAAAATTACACACGTACCTGGTTTATATTTATATCCGCCTACAAGTGCTATCGTTTTAACTATCATCATCTTTCTCGGGCTCTTCATTCTCGTATCATCTTTTACACCGATGCTCATTCGTAC includes:
- a CDS encoding sensor histidine kinase — encoded protein: MKLFLRDHFAFFLLYILNFGIIFVLYDAVDGFQNNKFYFVVLSLYLFICFLAYRYVRNRRMYHRLSEQPEKMEDAFIERATAPMPHGVNELVRTQYRLFQKELQSYEVKQQEHQLFINHWVHQMKTPVSVMQLMVLEMEDEHLIPKFKKELERLNQGLDMALYMARLNNFHEDFHVETISLKDTVTKNINGLKELFIRNGVFPVLEVHSDLKVTSDAKWLKFIIYQLMTNAVRYSGERGKKVFLSAYRNGKDIILEVRDEGVGIPQEDIRRVFEPFYTGKNGRAFGESTGMGLYIVSKICDYLGHSVKLDSEVGKGTTIKIIFHNAANNQAEHTEKVTEA
- a CDS encoding ABC transporter permease, which translates into the protein MTFWQFAFKNVTRNSRAYFAYFVSSSFSIAVFFSFAVYLFHPKLQNFDMTSEISGLMVFSEVVIVFFSFFFLLYSIGTFLKVRKKQFGVLTILGISRKQLHRLVFMENMLIGISSIFFGMQFGVVFSQFFLLVTAKLTHVPGIYLYGPTNAFILTTIVFLSLFIIVSAFTPMLIRTKKAVHLLKTNGGKQKERKPSILVSLFGAICLFGGYALAGNPKYFVSVSPQIGVIYMVSSIFVIPTLVTIGTYFFFSQISFLLIYILKKRRKFYMKRINMLWVSDLASRIRTNINMLFIVAMLSTIAFTMITFLYGFGKFIKLEVNRTSPFPISYFSYDANPFVTEHLNWLEQQLQKEHFSYQKIKADIYETPLKEDKDVAIFNDVYAIKQSDYNKLANSLRMKQLFMDDNEAYVLTGTSYITIFNEFEQSYKRDYITLSSTNTKLRVKGYEHVNAIPAGFSYQTIVLPDVIVNNLPSTVKHISAYNYKIQNWEQTYKIADNFMEKVQKDRDTSQYEGPLIRPFESAGSLYKITSGSAAFFLIGTFLGVIFFIGAGSVLYFRMYTDLTNEQEKYITISKIGVTDTEMKRSATIQLSILFFIPYIMASIHTMFATKMLQDVIGLSLFKEVSAVLIIFGFVEIVFFVFIRSLYMQKLSQYTSGQNI